agagagagagagagagagagagagagagagagagagagacgttgtcaGTTGTGTCCGGTGGTAACgctgactcttttttttctggtcGTTTCAGGGAGGCAGTTATAACCTGGCCGTGTGTGGTGGCCGGCCCTACCGGGACGAAGCAAGTGacacccatcacccaccgccaccaccacctcctcctgatgCCTGAGGTATGTCACAGGATCtgttgtacgtatatatatggcAGTGGTAGCGCCTGGCAAGTGTTCATCTCGACCCAATGGTTGACGAGTCACGTAAGTAATTGGTTTTTAACTGTCGGTACGTTAGATGCATGATAGGATTAACCCGCTCCGTTAGACGTGTAATACGATTAAACCCGTCGCTGTTTTCAAATCGGCTCCGACACTTGTGATTAGTTCGCCCAGTGACGTAGGTAGGTGGAGTGGTTCATCAGTCACAACCACCTCATCTCTcatacccaccatcatcaccactaccagtagGTAAGACGGTGACTGAAATCAAGTCACAAAGCATAAGTGTATTTTCCCCAGGTGGTTTTAAAAGTCAGAATCATAATTCACATTAAGTGAAAGGTAATCGCAGATATAATAATTCGCAATAGTTCAGTGAAAGGTAATCTCGAAAATAATCTAAGCGTAATTTGTTAACAGTAAAGTACAAAGGTATTGTTGCTTTGTTACCATCACTGGACAAGAAGCACTGGTGTACGTTGTGCTTACAAGGGACTAAGGCATTGTTGTGGATGGCTGCTGGATTCTGTACTGTTCGTATATGCCCGAAGATTACCGATTACCTATTGTGGACCAAACAATTTATACAGATGACAGCTGCACTCGCTCATCCATCCGTTCCGCCTGTCAACAGTCGCAGCCCTCGACATACAGCCGTAATTATAATGATGTAAATTATGACGCCTATCTCCGCCTTTACCTTGTTTATACTAGGCCGGGAGCGCGCAGGTACGGTCGGTGTAGGGACCCGGCATGTAATGTTGATGCCTCTTCTATTTTCTCgatacttctttctttctctttgtagTTTGATGCCAATTACAAAGAAATAACGTGAGTGACCACGACATAGGCAGTTGTATTCGTAGTTAACGTGCTCTTGCCCAGGGTTAACAATAGACATAGATAAAAGGAGTCCAGTGGCTTATCTCCCCTTCCATCGTCAGGGATCGTGACTGTATAGACATTGTAAGGACCCAGtgaataactttttcttttttttatggtgtaGGCTTCATTCACGGACTTAGTGCACATGGAGGCCCCAGACCTTGATTGTAATACGGAAAGGGatcaaagaagaagaataaaagggGCAAAGATGTTGTAAATGTTTTAGAGAAGTGGATTTTATATTGTAAAGGGTGGAGTCATAACTGTTGGGGCAAGGCGAGCGTGTAAGTCTCGTCGTCTCATAtgtaaggagagaaagagataacCTCAATATACAACATTTTTTTGCTCATGATACATATTAGATTAATTTCAATCAGGTCTTTACTCTTGATTAAATTCCCTCCAGcgcctgatgatatgattaatatATTTTGACTTAATATTAAGAATGACCAGCCCTTACTTCGGGGACCAAGAAGCATACAGGTGGTGAACTCGGTTGGCCAAGCTGGAGGGGCAGGTCGGATTAGCATTGCAGTTAACTGCggccaaattgaaaaaaaaaaagaataatactgATTGGTTTTGAGATTAGCATAATCCCACGTTGGCTTATCTGATGGGCCATTGCTAGTTTGGAAGTGCCCGAGGGGTTGGAGGGAAACGCTCGATTAAGAAAGGTTAAAAAGCGTCGTCATTATGGTAATGGCTAGGCTCGGGTTGGCTTGACAAAGGGTAGACttggagagctgtgtgtgtgtgtgtgtgtgtgtgtgtgtgtgtgtgtataaggctaGTGGGTGTGGGATGTGGCCTCCTGCTTAAGGCTTTGTGGGTGAAGGATAGGTtagacgcttgagcacgaccccacgacccttgagcaagaagaaATCACCCTTGAATAAGACCGTACGAACCTGGAGCACGactccacgacccttgagcacgactacacgacccttgagcacgactccacgacccttgagcaagaagaaATCATCCTTGAATAACACCGTACGAACCTGGAGCACGactccacgacccttgagcacgactacacgaccttTCATTTCGATTGTTAGCGACTGTGGCACAACCTTTCCTTGAACAGGTCAGGTGTGGACTTCTCTTCCGTCCTTCGTGCCCCACGACCTGTCATGTCTGCAAACACCTTGCGTATCCTTGATTGATTTCTTCCGTCCTCTTCGTTTGCTTCCTCCTATCTCCCGAGATGGAAGTTGATCGATTGCGGCATGTTATTTGCTCGTGGGGACCGGCAGCCATGGTAACAAATTTAAtaagcccaatatatatatatatttcggaacctaatatacatatatttttttcttcttcattgcaTTGATATATCCAGACTAGCCCTTTGTGGCAATGGGAGTCTTTTGTGTATGGGGTAATTATCAGAAAAGAACGCCCAAGAATATTCTTTTGTGTATGGAGTAATTATCATAAAAGAACGCCCAAGAACATCTATCATGAGTAGTCGAATCATGTAGGATTGTAAGGGATCGCGTCTCGTAACAGTGGGATGTGAAGGAATTGGTTGCGTTTCTGGCGCGGGTGTTTTTACGGCGTCTATGAGGAGAAATGCTGTGGACGACCAGCCTTAGTTGACATGACTGGAAGGCTTGGAGGAACATGGAGGGCTGCTGGACTGTGCATGCAGTATATTAATTCCCAAGATAGCCGTGCTTACTGGAGCCTACTAGCCAGCCTCAGCCCGGGCTGTGAGGTGGGTAGAAGACCTAACCCACTAGACTGCCTGCTCCGGGTATAAACTTCAGGTCAACCTTAACTTGACCGTATACTTCTTGCCATTTTATCCCAACATCTTCTAACCATTTTGATGCGCTtttgttttttgatttgtttttcatttgttaCCCAGATTCTTTGTCAGTTATGATAAGAATAGGCCATGACTTATTTGTGCCGTGCCAGCTGGCGCGCGTGATACAGTAGCCATAATCAAGTTGGTTTGTTAGCTGGGAATGATTAAGGGTCGTTAAGGCCTTGGACGACAATGACCAACCGGGAAAAATCTTGGATAGCCAGCCACTCCAGGTGGTGAGGCTAATTCCAGGACCACATACCAAACCCCTCACAGTGTATGTGACCCCAGATTACTGCTGCCACCTCAGATATTACTACATGGTCTGGACCTCCTGAGATCCGGTACGACATCGGTTTCAAACTGATCATTCTGGAAGCTGATATCGGCACCTGTGTGAAGGTATCATTAGGGCGTCTGTAAAATCGGCCCTACGTGTTTGACGGGTTCCAAGGGTTGTTGTGTAGTTATGATGgatggcaggggttgtatggcaATCTCGAACCACGAGGCCACCACAGTACACTGACCaagacaccaccacactacactaaccaagacacaacaataccacactacactaaccaagacaccacaccatcacactacactaaccaagacaccacactaccacactttactaaccaagacaccacactaccacactacactaaccaagatacgacaccaccacactacactaaccaagacaccacaccaccacactacactaaccaagacaccacaccaccacactacactaaccaagatacaacactaccacactacactaaccaagatacaacactaccacactacactaaccaagatacaacactaccacactacactaactaagacaccacaccaccacactacactaaccaagatacaacactaccacactacactaaccaagatacaacactaccacactacactaaccaagatacaacactaccacactacactaaccaagacaccacaccaccacactacactaaccaagacctacactacaacacttcactaaccaagacaccacactaccacactacactaaccaagatacaacactaccacactacactaaccaagatacaacactaccacactacactaaccaagacaccacaccaccacactacactaaccaagacaccacaccaccacactacactaaccaagatacaacactaccacactacactaaccaagacaccacaccaccacactacactaaccaagacaccacactaccacactttactaaccaagacaccacaccaccacactacactaaccaagacaccacaccaccacactgcactaaCCAAGacactacactaaccaagacaccacactaccacactttactaaccaagacaccacactacagcacactAACCAAggataccacactaccacactacactgaccaagataccacactacactaaccaagataccacactaccacactacactaaccaagacaccacaccaccacactacactaaccaagacaccacactacactacagcaCACTAACCaagataccacactaccacactacactaaccaagacaccacaccaccacactacactaaccaagacaccacaccaccacactacactaaccaagacaccacaccactacactacactaaccaaaatacaacactaccacactacactaaccaagataccagactaccacactacactaaccaagatacaacactaccacactacactaaccaggacaccacaccaccacactacactaaccaagacaccacaccaccacactacactaaccaagatacaacactaccacattacACTAACCAagatacaacactaccacactacactaaccaagacaccacaccaccacactacactaaccaagacaccacaccaccacactacactaaccaagacaccacaccaccacactacactaaccaagatacaacaccaccacactacactaaccaagatacaacactaccacactacactaaccaagatacaacactaccacactacactaaccaaaatacaacactaccacactacactaaccaagatacaacactaccacactacactaaccaagatacaacactaccacactacactaaccaagataccacactaccacactacactaaccaagatacaacactaccacactacactaaccaagacaccacaccaccacactacactaaccaagacaccacaccaccacactacactaaccaagacaccacaccaccacactacactaaccaagatacaacactaccacactacactaaccaagatacaacactaccacactaccctaaccaagacaccacaccaccacactacactaaccaagatacaacactaccacactaaccaagatacaacactaccacactacactaaccaagacaccacaccacactaaccaagacaccacaccgccacactacactaaccaagatacagcactaccacactacactaaccaagataccacactaccacactacactaaccaagacaccacactaccacactacactaaccaagataccacactaccacactacactaaccaagatgccacaccaccacactacactaaccaagatacaacactaccacactacactaaccaagatacaacactaccacactacactaaccaagatacaacactaccacactacactaaccaagatacaacactaccacactacactaaccatgatacaacactaccacactacactaaccaagataccacactaccacactacactaatcaagacaccacaccaccacactacactaaccaagacaccacaccaccacactacactaaccaagatacaacactaccacactacactaaccaagacaccacactaccacactacactaatcaagacaccacaccaccgcacTCTACTAaccaagacaccacaccaccacacaacactaaccaagacaccacaccaccacactacactaaccaagatacaacactaccacattacactaacgttgacggccttaatgaccctggaagTTGTTAGGCCCACAGCCCAAacaaaccaaccagccaaccatccatcCTTTGTTGTGAATCCATGGCTTGTAAGTCCAACGTCCAGAGTGAATGACCCTATGATGATAACCTTATCAGATAACCTCACATTTGATCACCCGTGTTGGAACAATCTTACTCATTAAGTCCCGTTCCCATCGTGGATACCTGAGGCAGTGTGGCGCTGTCCCTCTCCGAGATTTACCCGTGGTATATTCTAGATATTGTCCCGGTAAACCGAGACCTTACGTGCTAATGGGACGAACTGCTGAGTCGATCATGCTTACGTTGGCGGGGTTGGCGTTGGCCGGCGGTGCGGTGGGAGCCGCCAGGGTCCGGACGGAGAGCGTCTTTGACTTCGACCCCGAGAACCCGGTGGTTGGCGTCAACAAGTTCGGGCGAGCGGGGCGAGCGGTACATCAGGCTTATGACACACGACGCAGCTTTCATGCTGCGGGTCCTGAGGCGGTATGTGGATGACCCTCGCGTTCATAACCAGAACAACCCCAAGATTTCCCTGTACGGAAGGTTCCCGTACAAACCGATGCCCGAAGATCCAAAGGTAGCCAGACACTGCGCCAAGAGCTTCATCTCGTGTGTCTCCTACCTGTCCAAGGTGTCGCGGCAGATCAGGCTGTCGAGCCGGTACGACAAGCAGACGCGAGTCAAGGGCGAGGAGCAGGGGCTGTGCGACGAGAGGGGACGCTTCAGGATCTTCTGCGAGTACACGCACACGGAGGGCGGGGAGTTCTACCGCGAGATCTACGACTTCAACGAGGTGGTGACACTCCTGGCCAACGAGTCCCTGGTCGACAAGTATCGCAGGTTCAGCCAGCTGATGACGGCGCAGCACTACATGTGCTGGTACACCATGCACCAGGTGGCATACCTGCAGGATATGATCCAGTGTGactccaccaccactggaggGAAGCCCGACTGGGACTTCCGCGCCGACCCCTCCGTGCCCTTTGGGTGTGCCCTGTATTCCTTCTGCCCTAATCCGTGTTGCTCCAAAATTTAGGAGTATAGCTTGGACCAGTGCGATTCCCGGGCCATGAACCCGTGCGCTCTTTCCAATGTCCTAGGACGGAGGAACTGCCAGGTCGACATGAACCAGAACCTCAACTTCTACGATCTCATCCGGCAGGACATCCAGATCACGTGCGGGTGCAAGAAGGGCATGGAATACAGCAACCTGCTGGGCAGGTGTGTGGATATAGACGAGTGTGGACGTGGCCATCACACCTGTGAtccacacacacaggtctgtATCAACCACGACCGAGGCTACAGCTGCTAGTGTGCCTCCAACTTTCGCTGGGAACTCGACCTCAAGAAATGTGTTCCAGTGTATAGAAGCGAGAAGGCGCGCCTCGTCCACTCGAAGGAGGAACGCGACAAAAGGTCATTCTTTACGAAGATTATTGACGCGATCATCGGCGTCTTGGACGGCCTGGCCACCAACAACAGATTTTTGATTTCTGCTTTCCAGGATAAGGCTGTCGTCCAGGACGCAATGGATCTGAAGACGCCCATATGGAGGGACATTTGAAGCAAACGTATATGAACATGTCCTCCCTCCACAGCCTTTGTTACCGTTTTCTGTAAACTCTTAAGAATACAGAGGTAGTCTATTATTAGAGTGAGAACAGTATATCCTCTTGTATATTTCCTGTTGTGTACTTTACATCGTGTATTTATTCCTTTTTCAGTAGACTTTGAATAATTTTCTTTGGGTAAACATTGATCGATGTTTTTGTAGGAGTAAACATTGATCGACGTTCTTTTAGGAGTAAACATTGATCGACGTTCTTTTAGGAGTAAACATTGAACGACGTTCTTTTAGGTTTGTAAAGGCTGTTTAGTCACCGGTTGTGCGACGTTTCTCTGCTTTTTTATCGGAAACTCTTGGGGCTCCACGATGCGACCCcacagcacgacagtacagcgtttgagcacgacggtgaccaTGCAGcgcaacgacggtgcgacccttaaatgTGACGGTATATACAcgttgagcataacggtacgcgTCTTGGGTATGAAAGGTTGGGCCATTttacggtcaagggtcgtagcgttgtggtcattggtcgtaccgacgtgctcaggtactataccgtcgtgctccaggggtcgtaccattgtgctcatatCGTACAAATGTGACCGTTTAATGCATTTATCATACATTACTGAACAGTATTTCCTTAACTGTTATGTTAAAAGGTTACAATTTGATTACGTAAGGAGCTCAGTAATGATGAGGGAAGTTGGTAGTGATGATACTAAAAGTTGGAATTTGTGCATCGTACACTTGATTTTGAAAATAGTCGGGATGAGTTTGTACTGACAAAGTAGATAGTAGTTGAGAGTGATGATATGGGGAGATGGATAGTGATGATATGGGGAGatagtgataatatggggagatggatagtgataatatggggagatgGATAGTGATGATATGGGGAGATGAATAGTGATGATATGGAGACATGGATAGTGATGATATGAAGAGATGGATAGTGATGATATGGGGAGATGAATAGTGATAATATGGAGATatggatagtgatgatgtgaagagatggataGTGATGATATGGGGAGATGAATAGTGATATGGAGAGATGGATAGTGATGATATGGGGAGAT
This sequence is a window from Panulirus ornatus isolate Po-2019 chromosome 11, ASM3632096v1, whole genome shotgun sequence. Protein-coding genes within it:
- the LOC139751093 gene encoding uncharacterized protein, producing the protein MTHDAAFMLRVLRRYVDDPRVHNQNNPKISLYGRFPYKPMPEDPKVARHCAKSFISCVSYLSKVSRQIRLSSRYDKQTRVKGEEQGLCDERGRFRIFCEYTHTEGGEFYREIYDFNEVVTLLANESLVDKYRRFSQLMTAQHYMCWYTMHQVAYLQDMIQCDSTTTGGKPDWDFRADPSVPFGCALYSFCPNPCCSKI